A single window of Cytobacillus luteolus DNA harbors:
- a CDS encoding NAD(P)/FAD-dependent oxidoreductase: MENYEVVIVGAGVIGCSIAYFLTEQGYSNVLVIDKGGIASDITGICPGGVRQQWGTEINCVMSKASTDFFQNINEHLHPEYEIKFRNVGYLYTFHSDEAKSRYAESVALQNSLGIPTRFLTPQEAKEIVPGINESSFLSASFCETDGFADDAYHVTNSFANAAKRKGVKFVSDDVEKIVLEQGVVKGVYCEKRGYISADKVVNAAGLGSKKLAKTAGVELPIDFEVRRILYTNRITERILEPLLISFEKGFAAKQLTDGTVYLSYLGKDVKPPFNMFDFQLRAAEVGIELFPPLENLVFHTHIDGTYDSTPDHQAILGDVDGLPGYYQAVGMSGHGFMMSPAIGESVASLVAEKTPTLDVSSLHFRRFANNKLIFEPSVV, encoded by the coding sequence ATGGAAAATTATGAAGTTGTCATAGTTGGTGCCGGAGTAATAGGTTGTTCAATAGCCTATTTTTTGACTGAACAAGGATATTCCAATGTACTTGTCATTGATAAAGGCGGAATCGCATCAGATATTACAGGAATTTGTCCAGGTGGAGTTAGGCAACAATGGGGCACGGAAATTAATTGTGTCATGTCAAAAGCTTCAACTGATTTTTTTCAAAATATTAATGAACATCTACATCCCGAATATGAAATTAAGTTTAGGAATGTAGGGTATCTGTATACGTTCCATTCTGATGAGGCTAAAAGTAGATATGCGGAAAGCGTTGCACTCCAAAATTCGTTAGGAATTCCAACCAGGTTTTTAACGCCTCAAGAAGCCAAAGAAATAGTGCCTGGTATCAATGAATCAAGCTTTCTATCAGCTTCCTTTTGTGAGACAGATGGATTTGCGGATGATGCTTACCATGTAACAAATAGCTTTGCAAATGCAGCCAAGCGTAAAGGTGTGAAGTTTGTAAGTGATGATGTAGAAAAAATCGTTTTAGAACAGGGTGTCGTAAAAGGTGTATATTGTGAAAAAAGAGGATATATTTCAGCTGACAAAGTCGTCAATGCAGCAGGCCTAGGGTCGAAAAAGCTTGCTAAAACAGCTGGTGTTGAACTACCAATTGATTTTGAAGTGAGACGAATTCTATACACAAACCGCATAACTGAACGAATTCTAGAACCTTTGTTAATTTCCTTTGAGAAGGGATTTGCAGCAAAGCAATTAACAGACGGAACGGTTTACTTAAGTTATTTAGGCAAAGATGTAAAGCCACCATTTAATATGTTTGATTTTCAATTACGTGCAGCAGAAGTCGGGATTGAGCTTTTCCCACCACTAGAAAATCTTGTGTTCCATACTCATATTGATGGTACATATGACAGTACGCCTGATCATCAAGCGATATTGGGTGATGTGGATGGTTTACCTGGCTATTATCAAGCTGTTGGGATGAGTGGTCATGGGTTTATGATGTCACCAGCCATTGGAGAATCAGTGGCTTCACTTGTAGCAGAAAAAACTCCAACACTAGACGTTTCAAGTTTACATTTTCGTCGATTTGCTAATAATAAACTTATTTTTGAACCAAGTGTCGTATAA
- a CDS encoding M24 family metallopeptidase, whose protein sequence is MIKRIEKLRRFMKVEGLDALFIYSYENRRYFSGFSGSNGYLLITDSYCGLITDQRYTEQAKEQSPSFEVVTHGIEPFKTIQEVFEGNVFSRIGFESESISVHLFTTLSSMFTDCDWVPLTKELLTLRSKKDPEEVEIIRKAIAISDQSFKELVPMISPGMTEKEVAVELEYLMGKHGHEGPAFGTIVASDTRAALPHATPSINKIKTDHFLLIDYGVKYMGYMSDMTRTLWIGSPSEELKEYYYLTHDALEKSIEAVKPGMTGHELDTVARQVFLREGLEGYSLRGLGHGIGLQIHENPRIVLNSNEVLEPGMVFTIEPGLYVPGKVGVRVEDIVLVTESGCEILTNTPRHIHI, encoded by the coding sequence ATGATAAAGCGGATTGAAAAATTGCGTAGATTCATGAAGGTCGAGGGATTAGATGCTTTATTCATCTATTCCTATGAGAATAGAAGATATTTTTCGGGCTTTTCAGGTAGTAATGGTTATTTGCTAATTACAGATTCATATTGTGGGTTAATAACGGATCAAAGGTATACAGAACAAGCAAAAGAACAATCGCCCAGTTTTGAAGTTGTCACACATGGAATTGAACCGTTTAAAACGATTCAAGAAGTTTTTGAAGGTAACGTATTCTCAAGAATTGGTTTTGAATCAGAATCTATATCTGTTCATTTATTCACTACTTTATCATCCATGTTCACAGATTGTGACTGGGTTCCCCTTACAAAAGAACTCCTTACATTACGTAGTAAAAAGGATCCTGAAGAAGTCGAAATTATTCGCAAGGCAATAGCGATTTCAGATCAATCCTTCAAGGAATTAGTACCAATGATTTCACCAGGAATGACTGAAAAGGAAGTAGCTGTTGAATTGGAGTATTTGATGGGAAAACATGGGCATGAAGGTCCTGCCTTTGGTACAATTGTTGCTTCAGATACCCGAGCAGCCTTACCACATGCCACCCCTTCTATTAATAAAATTAAAACTGATCATTTTCTCCTGATTGATTATGGAGTCAAATATATGGGTTATATGTCCGATATGACTAGAACACTTTGGATTGGCTCACCTAGTGAAGAACTAAAAGAATATTATTACCTAACTCATGATGCTCTAGAAAAATCAATAGAAGCAGTCAAACCAGGAATGACCGGACATGAATTAGACACTGTCGCAAGACAAGTTTTTTTAAGAGAAGGTCTTGAAGGATACAGTCTAAGAGGATTAGGACACGGTATTGGATTACAAATTCATGAAAATCCAAGAATTGTATTAAATTCTAATGAAGTATTAGAACCCGGTATGGTTTTTACAATTGAACCAGGTTTATATGTACCTGGAAAAGTAGGTGTTCGTGTAGAGGATATCGTTTTAGTAACAGAAAGTGGGTGCGAAATACTGACGAATACCCCAAGGCATATTCACATTTAG
- a CDS encoding ABC transporter ATP-binding protein produces the protein MAERLLEVENLKKWFPVEGKGLLSKGSNVVKAVDDISFYIEKGETLGLVGESGCGKSTAGRVILRLIEATEGRILIENEDLRALSANKLKKKRKDMQIVFQDPYASLNPRLKVGKILEEPMSIHLNISKKERKERVKQIMSDVGLNTAYIDRYPHEFSGGQRQRIGIARALAVNPKLIIMDEPVSALDVSVQAQVLNLIQDLQEKYSLTYLFITHNLSVVKHISNRIAVMYLGKIVEIADRDEFFENPKHPYSEALLSAIPKPNPKLKRQRIILNGDIPSPVNPPSGCRFHTRCPYAMDICKSVSPELRNTGNQHFVACHLDEL, from the coding sequence ATGGCAGAGAGATTGCTAGAAGTTGAAAATCTGAAAAAATGGTTTCCAGTTGAAGGTAAGGGGCTACTCTCGAAAGGTTCAAACGTTGTTAAAGCTGTAGACGATATTAGCTTTTACATAGAAAAAGGGGAAACCTTAGGGTTGGTAGGAGAATCAGGTTGTGGAAAGTCAACTGCTGGGAGAGTTATCCTTCGATTGATTGAAGCAACTGAAGGTAGAATTCTTATCGAAAATGAGGATCTTAGGGCTCTTTCAGCTAATAAATTAAAGAAAAAGCGTAAGGATATGCAAATTGTTTTCCAAGATCCATATGCTTCCCTTAACCCCAGATTAAAGGTTGGAAAAATTCTAGAAGAACCGATGTCTATCCATTTAAACATCAGTAAAAAGGAGAGAAAAGAAAGAGTAAAACAGATTATGTCTGATGTTGGATTGAATACCGCATATATTGATCGCTATCCACATGAGTTTTCTGGTGGACAAAGACAACGTATTGGCATAGCTAGAGCATTGGCGGTAAATCCAAAGCTTATAATTATGGATGAACCAGTATCTGCACTTGATGTGTCTGTTCAAGCACAGGTACTAAATCTTATTCAAGATTTACAAGAAAAGTATAGCTTAACCTACCTATTCATTACACATAACCTAAGTGTCGTGAAACATATATCAAACCGAATCGCAGTGATGTACCTAGGAAAAATTGTGGAGATTGCAGATAGGGATGAGTTTTTTGAGAATCCTAAACATCCTTACTCAGAAGCACTATTATCAGCGATTCCAAAACCAAATCCAAAGTTAAAGCGACAAAGGATTATTTTAAACGGTGATATTCCTAGCCCTGTTAACCCGCCTAGTGGGTGTAGGTTCCATACTCGATGTCCCTATGCAATGGATATCTGCAAGTCCGTATCTCCAGAGTTAAGAAATACCGGAAATCAGCATTTTGTAGCTTGTCATCTTGATGAGCTATAG
- a CDS encoding DUF3830 family protein, producing MSLFNINFIDIDVSIRARLLSEKAPATTEAFLKLLKNPIPSTGKHAMYTGKEISIQLPVKSCEGTELHDPAKENLTCFPQPGDILFTFMPAYAWGGVPTPIYDFGLFYGRDARTFFPAGWLPGNLFARVLDEDMEELEEIGKLIHTKGQQRLRLELNS from the coding sequence TTGAGTTTATTTAACATCAATTTTATAGATATCGATGTTTCAATTAGAGCGCGTTTATTAAGTGAAAAAGCACCAGCAACAACAGAGGCATTTTTAAAGTTACTTAAAAATCCAATTCCATCAACAGGAAAGCATGCAATGTATACTGGAAAAGAGATCTCCATTCAGTTACCTGTAAAAAGTTGTGAAGGAACTGAACTTCATGATCCAGCAAAGGAGAACTTAACCTGTTTCCCACAACCGGGCGATATTCTTTTTACATTTATGCCAGCATATGCTTGGGGTGGAGTTCCTACTCCTATCTACGATTTTGGTCTGTTTTATGGTAGAGATGCACGTACCTTTTTTCCGGCAGGTTGGCTTCCTGGAAACCTTTTTGCAAGAGTTCTAGATGAAGACATGGAGGAGCTAGAGGAGATTGGTAAATTAATTCATACAAAGGGTCAACAGAGACTAAGGTTAGAACTAAATAGCTAA
- a CDS encoding ABC transporter permease, translating to MKKYLIKRILQSIPILIGITIMTFAIMQMAPGNPMQTMIDPKISSEEMQRAQENLGLNDPLHVQYFTWIKEVLSGNLGYTIKTGQPVGELILERLPATLLLTGTAFIIAFTIGVPLGVYSATHRYKMPDYVLTVLSFIGISIPSFFFGLGMIFIFALKLGWLPTSGMVTIGANYTGFALFIDYAKHVAMPAIVLALPTIAVVMRFTRSSMLEVLNQDFIRTADSKGLSKPKVYLKHALRNALIPVITIFGLSIPFLFGGAYITEHIFNWPGMGSLGIQSIVAREYPVIMALNLFTSILVMSGNLLADVMYAWADPRIRY from the coding sequence TTGAAAAAATACCTGATTAAAAGAATACTTCAATCAATTCCCATACTTATAGGGATTACCATCATGACATTTGCCATTATGCAAATGGCGCCTGGGAACCCGATGCAAACGATGATAGACCCAAAGATATCTTCTGAGGAAATGCAGCGAGCCCAAGAAAATCTTGGATTAAATGATCCACTTCATGTTCAGTACTTTACATGGATTAAGGAAGTGCTGTCTGGAAACCTAGGATACACCATTAAAACCGGTCAACCGGTAGGAGAACTCATATTAGAACGACTTCCCGCCACGCTATTACTGACGGGAACAGCCTTTATCATCGCATTTACAATTGGAGTTCCATTAGGTGTGTATTCAGCAACACATCGCTATAAGATGCCTGATTATGTGTTAACAGTCCTGTCGTTTATCGGGATATCCATTCCCTCTTTTTTCTTTGGATTAGGAATGATATTTATCTTTGCTCTGAAGCTTGGTTGGCTACCAACTTCAGGAATGGTTACAATCGGAGCAAACTATACAGGTTTTGCCCTATTCATTGACTATGCGAAGCATGTTGCAATGCCAGCAATCGTTCTTGCTTTACCAACCATTGCAGTTGTAATGCGCTTTACTCGTTCAAGTATGTTAGAAGTTTTAAATCAAGATTTTATTCGAACGGCTGACTCAAAAGGCTTAAGTAAACCAAAAGTATATCTAAAGCACGCCTTACGAAATGCATTAATACCTGTAATCACTATTTTTGGTTTATCGATTCCATTTTTATTTGGAGGAGCATATATCACTGAACACATTTTTAACTGGCCAGGGATGGGGAGTCTAGGTATCCAATCAATCGTGGCTAGAGAATACCCTGTCATCATGGCCTTGAATCTATTTACCTCCATTCTAGTTATGTCAGGTAATTTATTGGCAGATGTCATGTATGCATGGGCCGACCCAAGAATCAGATATTGA
- a CDS encoding ABC transporter substrate-binding protein, with product MMKKLSVRGIFVLLFLLLLSACSSSDTTTNEKPKDEQKPKTTNEKPAEEQAKEGGSVTIAFNSEPGNLNPMVWATTSDTNVTHMVFDSLVIPDEELKMVGRLAENWTVSDDGKTYTFNLKKDVKWHDGQPFTAEDVEFTFTSLADSTYDAGAYWRVDPIVGAAEYKAGTADKVAGIEVVDEHTIKFTTKESFAPFISGLFIGVLPKHILGDVSPGEWEKHESNRAPIGTGPFKFVKWETGQYIELEANKDYFDGPPNLDKVIVRFGDANTMLASVLSKDVDITSVPIAETPSVSTLDYASLVNQTSLSVYYVGFNAKNDHFKEPKVRQALAHAVNKQAIVGSILGEYGKVADDIFPSNHWSHNPNLPIYDFDTSKSDALLQEAGYQKNGNGIYEKDGKELSFLMEVPTGTKEREKSAVLLKQMWESMGVKMEIRSLDFPTLVTKLLPKTDDGKQREVTKDDYDAYILGFGVEADPDEYRSYFGSAYMPPNGYNFVGYSDPLVDELLEKQTTEVDFEKRQQLIWEVGKKLAEDEIWIPLYEQVSPFVVNNRVQGFAPDFRGATFNVKDWSVK from the coding sequence ATGATGAAAAAGTTAAGTGTTAGAGGAATATTTGTTTTACTATTCTTACTACTTTTATCAGCATGTTCTTCATCAGACACTACTACAAATGAGAAGCCAAAAGATGAACAAAAACCGAAGACTACAAATGAGAAACCAGCGGAAGAACAGGCAAAAGAGGGTGGAAGTGTAACCATTGCCTTTAATAGTGAGCCGGGGAATCTTAACCCCATGGTATGGGCAACAACCTCAGATACGAATGTAACACACATGGTGTTTGATTCGTTAGTTATTCCTGATGAAGAACTGAAAATGGTAGGAAGATTAGCAGAAAACTGGACGGTATCAGATGATGGTAAGACTTACACATTCAATTTGAAAAAAGATGTAAAGTGGCATGACGGTCAGCCATTTACAGCAGAAGATGTAGAATTCACATTTACTTCTTTAGCAGATAGCACGTACGATGCTGGTGCTTATTGGAGGGTAGACCCGATTGTAGGTGCAGCTGAATATAAGGCAGGCACAGCCGATAAGGTTGCAGGAATTGAAGTAGTGGATGAGCATACGATTAAGTTTACGACGAAAGAGTCGTTTGCTCCGTTTATCTCTGGATTATTTATTGGTGTATTACCTAAACATATTTTAGGGGATGTTTCTCCTGGTGAATGGGAAAAGCATGAATCAAATCGTGCACCGATTGGAACTGGCCCTTTCAAATTTGTGAAATGGGAGACTGGTCAATATATTGAGCTAGAAGCGAACAAAGATTATTTTGACGGTCCACCAAATTTAGATAAAGTCATTGTACGTTTTGGCGATGCGAACACAATGTTAGCTTCAGTATTAAGTAAAGATGTAGATATTACTTCTGTACCAATTGCAGAGACACCGTCAGTAAGCACACTTGACTATGCTAGCCTCGTTAATCAAACATCACTAAGTGTATATTACGTAGGTTTTAATGCAAAAAATGACCATTTTAAAGAACCGAAAGTAAGGCAAGCACTTGCACATGCAGTTAACAAGCAAGCAATTGTTGGTTCAATTTTGGGTGAATATGGAAAAGTTGCAGATGATATTTTCCCATCTAATCACTGGTCACATAATCCAAATCTACCAATTTATGATTTTGATACTTCTAAATCAGATGCGTTATTACAGGAAGCAGGATATCAAAAGAATGGCAATGGAATTTACGAGAAAGATGGCAAGGAATTAAGCTTCTTAATGGAGGTACCAACTGGTACAAAAGAAAGAGAAAAATCCGCAGTACTGCTAAAGCAGATGTGGGAATCAATGGGTGTAAAAATGGAAATTCGTTCACTAGATTTTCCAACATTGGTAACAAAACTTTTACCTAAAACAGATGATGGAAAACAAAGAGAAGTAACAAAAGACGACTATGATGCTTATATCCTTGGATTCGGGGTTGAAGCAGATCCAGATGAATATAGAAGTTATTTCGGTAGTGCATACATGCCGCCAAATGGCTATAACTTCGTTGGATACTCAGATCCTTTAGTTGACGAGTTATTAGAAAAACAAACAACAGAAGTTGATTTTGAAAAACGTCAGCAGTTAATTTGGGAAGTAGGTAAGAAACTTGCAGAAGATGAGATTTGGATTCCGTTATACGAGCAGGTATCGCCATTTGTCGTAAATAATCGAGTACAAGGATTTGCCCCAGACTTTAGAGGAGCTACATTTAATGTGAAGGATTGGTCCGTAAAATAA
- the opp4C gene encoding oligopeptide ABC transporter permease, with protein sequence MNGSIEIEPNQAEILQPKLNRRWQDNAAWRRFKRNRLALFGAIVLLALLIVSALAPLIAPYNPYESSEGDLGLYNVLAPPSQEHILGTDSLGRDMLSRIIYGGRVSLSVAFVAVMIATVTGVLLGVIAGFYGKWVDTLIMRITDVVICFPVLFLAITVATILKPSLFNVMIIIGLVSWTTMTRLVRGEVLRLREMEYIEATRAMGQRDVIIILRHILPNIMAPIIVQGTLQTAEAILTESALSFLGVGVQQPTPSWGNMLNEATSIMVLQFKPWVWMPAGFAILLTILCINFVGDGLRDALDPKVKN encoded by the coding sequence TTGAATGGCAGTATTGAAATAGAACCTAACCAAGCAGAGATATTGCAGCCGAAGTTAAACAGAAGATGGCAAGATAACGCTGCTTGGAGGCGGTTCAAACGGAACCGGCTTGCTTTGTTCGGAGCTATCGTACTTTTAGCTTTACTTATTGTTTCAGCATTGGCACCACTTATTGCACCATACAACCCATATGAATCTTCTGAAGGAGATCTCGGTTTGTATAATGTTCTGGCTCCACCTAGTCAGGAACACATTCTTGGTACAGATAGTCTAGGGAGAGATATGTTGTCCCGAATCATATACGGTGGAAGAGTATCCTTAAGTGTTGCTTTTGTTGCTGTCATGATTGCAACAGTGACCGGCGTCCTTCTTGGAGTCATTGCAGGCTTTTACGGGAAATGGGTCGATACATTAATTATGCGTATTACCGATGTTGTTATCTGTTTCCCAGTTCTTTTCCTAGCAATCACTGTTGCAACCATTCTAAAACCTAGTTTATTTAATGTAATGATAATCATAGGTTTGGTCAGTTGGACAACGATGACTAGATTAGTAAGAGGAGAAGTACTACGCCTTCGAGAAATGGAGTACATTGAAGCTACAAGAGCAATGGGACAACGAGACGTGATCATCATTTTGAGACATATCTTACCTAATATTATGGCACCAATTATTGTACAAGGAACACTCCAGACAGCTGAGGCAATCTTAACCGAATCTGCACTAAGTTTTTTAGGTGTAGGTGTTCAGCAGCCAACCCCAAGTTGGGGGAATATGTTGAACGAAGCTACATCAATTATGGTTTTACAATTTAAACCATGGGTTTGGATGCCTGCAGGATTTGCCATCCTACTTACCATTTTATGTATCAACTTTGTTGGTGACGGTTTACGAGACGCGTTAGATCCAAAAGTTAAAAATTAA
- a CDS encoding aminotransferase class V-fold PLP-dependent enzyme: protein METETLLKIRSEFPSLENKIILSSCSQSAISLDVLDAMEEYKNSLLEDGMSWETWMVKVNNAKEKFSRIINCNPDEIAILSSVSDSISSILHSLDLNNQEVCVTEMDFPCIGHAVLAQQKKQNFKVTFIPAENNVIPIDHYEKYIHENTGLTCVSHVSYYNGFKQNIKEIAKIAHRNDSLLFVDAYQSAGGVNIDVKEMDIDILVAGMQKYLLGVPGISFMYIKKEIAEKLSPTTIGWFGQKEPFAFDLKNLDYANSAQRFNTGTPPVINGYIADAALSFIERIGMETIERHLSKLSYHTIENALQMGFKLASPRDINQKGASTAIYVENANKVEGLLKEAGYVVSARKDVIRIAPHIYNTEDDILNCLKQLEKLI from the coding sequence ATGGAAACTGAAACATTATTAAAAATAAGATCTGAATTCCCTAGCCTAGAGAATAAAATTATTCTTTCTAGCTGTTCACAAAGTGCTATTTCTCTGGATGTGTTAGACGCGATGGAAGAGTATAAAAATAGTTTACTAGAAGATGGGATGTCCTGGGAAACATGGATGGTAAAAGTCAATAACGCAAAAGAAAAGTTTTCTAGAATCATTAATTGTAATCCAGATGAAATTGCTATTCTCTCTTCTGTTTCTGATTCTATTTCATCTATCTTACATTCACTTGACCTAAATAATCAAGAAGTTTGTGTTACGGAAATGGACTTCCCTTGTATCGGACATGCGGTACTAGCACAACAAAAAAAGCAGAATTTTAAGGTTACTTTTATTCCAGCGGAAAATAATGTTATACCCATAGACCACTATGAAAAGTATATTCATGAGAATACAGGATTAACATGTGTCTCTCATGTATCTTATTATAATGGTTTCAAACAAAACATTAAGGAAATTGCGAAGATTGCACATCGGAATGATTCCCTTCTCTTTGTCGATGCTTATCAGTCAGCTGGTGGTGTTAATATTGATGTAAAAGAAATGGATATTGACATTTTAGTAGCAGGAATGCAAAAATACCTTCTGGGAGTGCCAGGGATTTCTTTTATGTATATAAAAAAGGAAATTGCTGAAAAACTTTCTCCAACAACCATTGGATGGTTTGGCCAGAAAGAGCCTTTTGCCTTCGATTTAAAAAACTTAGACTATGCAAATTCAGCACAGCGCTTTAATACAGGAACTCCACCTGTGATTAATGGATATATTGCAGATGCTGCTCTATCATTTATTGAACGTATTGGTATGGAAACGATTGAAAGACACTTATCAAAGCTATCCTATCATACTATTGAAAATGCATTACAAATGGGCTTCAAACTAGCTAGCCCAAGGGATATTAATCAAAAAGGCGCTAGTACAGCAATTTACGTGGAAAATGCAAACAAGGTTGAAGGTTTGTTAAAAGAAGCTGGTTACGTTGTATCTGCACGTAAGGATGTTATTAGAATTGCTCCACATATATACAATACAGAAGACGACATTCTAAATTGTTTAAAACAATTAGAGAAACTCATTTAA
- a CDS encoding ABC transporter ATP-binding protein — MDRLLEVRNLKTYFYNDGMETAAVDGVSFDLKKGETLGIVGESGSGKSVTSLSLLQLIPKPHGKIIEGEVLFKGKNLVDMAEKDIRKVRGNDISMIFQEPMTSLNPVFTVGNQIMEVLTQHQGLSSKEAKLKAIDMLRLVGIPSPEQRVDQYPHQLSGGMRQRVMIAMALACNPDLLIADEPTTALDVTTQAQILDLMNDLKEKFNTAILLITHDLGVVAETADKVAVMYLGRIVEYSDVETFFESPKHPYSQGLIKSIPNIESRVNRLNPIIGQVPHPSEVKNGCRFASRCEFVQRMCLQEEPPLIELNENKIRCWMYSEKWEEKRGEQNGREIARS, encoded by the coding sequence ATGGATCGTTTATTAGAAGTTAGGAACCTAAAAACCTATTTTTATAATGATGGGATGGAAACAGCTGCAGTTGACGGGGTTTCATTCGATTTGAAGAAAGGTGAGACGCTTGGAATTGTAGGTGAATCTGGAAGTGGAAAAAGTGTAACTTCTCTTTCACTTTTACAGCTGATCCCTAAACCACACGGGAAAATAATTGAAGGAGAAGTACTTTTTAAAGGGAAGAATTTAGTAGATATGGCTGAGAAAGATATTCGAAAAGTACGTGGTAATGATATCTCCATGATCTTTCAGGAACCAATGACTTCACTTAATCCTGTATTCACGGTGGGAAATCAAATTATGGAAGTCCTTACTCAGCATCAAGGCTTATCTTCCAAAGAAGCAAAGTTAAAAGCGATAGATATGTTGCGCTTAGTCGGTATTCCTTCTCCTGAACAAAGAGTAGATCAGTATCCGCATCAGTTATCCGGAGGTATGAGACAAAGAGTTATGATTGCTATGGCCTTAGCTTGTAATCCAGATTTACTTATCGCGGATGAACCAACAACTGCACTTGATGTAACAACTCAGGCACAAATCTTAGACCTGATGAATGATTTAAAAGAAAAATTTAATACAGCCATTCTCCTCATCACACATGATTTGGGTGTTGTTGCTGAGACCGCCGATAAGGTAGCGGTTATGTACCTTGGTAGAATTGTTGAGTACAGTGATGTTGAGACATTCTTTGAATCTCCTAAACATCCTTATTCACAGGGTTTAATCAAGTCTATCCCGAATATCGAAAGCCGTGTAAATCGACTAAATCCTATCATAGGTCAAGTTCCTCACCCATCTGAGGTGAAAAATGGTTGTAGGTTTGCGAGTAGGTGTGAATTTGTCCAACGAATGTGTTTGCAGGAGGAGCCTCCTCTTATAGAATTAAATGAAAATAAAATTAGATGCTGGATGTATTCTGAAAAATGGGAAGAAAAAAGGGGGGAGCAAAATGGCAGAGAGATTGCTAGAAGTTGA
- a CDS encoding Xaa-Pro peptidase family protein, with the protein MYQVQREKLNQSIDFLRELDIDMWLILTSEGSDPCIPLMTGVGTVGPGVFIITKEGEKLALCSSIDAQDLEESELFDTVYKHSGSLADLLVDVIKKINPSNIALNVSEEEYLADGLTAGRFRWLQKTLNQVFKGDYVSSQPFLTLIRSIKSETEINRIEKAVKVTEEIYKEVFTQMKAGMTEIELGSLFVNEMERRGVVNGIDRNLSLPIVLKENIAHRGPSDAVVEEGDLVIFDFSVEVDGYVSDIARTVYFMKEGESEPPKEIQEAFSAVHEAITKAAEMIKPGVKGYEVDSASRSYYVSSGYPEITHATGHQIGRDTHDGGILLGPRWKRYGNAPYGELKEGMVFTIEPTLFLDNGIHFIVEENVVVTSNGVKYLTERQNELIYIHTNRKEGKEILEKIPD; encoded by the coding sequence GTGTATCAGGTACAAAGAGAGAAACTGAACCAATCAATCGATTTTTTACGTGAACTAGACATTGACATGTGGTTAATTCTTACTTCAGAGGGAAGTGATCCATGCATTCCACTAATGACAGGAGTGGGAACAGTTGGACCAGGTGTGTTTATCATTACAAAAGAAGGCGAAAAGCTTGCCCTTTGTAGTAGTATCGATGCCCAGGATCTAGAGGAATCCGAATTGTTTGATACGGTTTATAAACATTCTGGCAGCTTAGCGGATTTACTAGTTGATGTTATAAAAAAGATTAACCCTTCCAATATTGCTCTTAATGTGTCTGAAGAGGAGTATTTAGCAGACGGTCTTACCGCTGGACGTTTTAGATGGTTACAAAAGACATTGAATCAAGTTTTTAAGGGGGATTATGTTTCATCACAACCATTCCTCACATTGATACGAAGCATTAAATCAGAAACTGAAATCAATCGAATTGAGAAAGCAGTAAAGGTGACAGAAGAAATTTATAAAGAAGTATTCACTCAGATGAAAGCTGGCATGACCGAAATCGAATTAGGTTCGTTATTCGTGAATGAGATGGAAAGACGCGGGGTTGTAAATGGTATTGATCGAAACCTTTCCCTTCCTATCGTATTGAAGGAAAACATTGCTCATCGAGGGCCGAGTGATGCTGTTGTTGAAGAAGGTGACCTTGTCATTTTCGATTTTAGTGTTGAAGTTGATGGTTATGTTTCAGATATTGCAAGGACAGTTTATTTTATGAAAGAGGGAGAATCAGAACCACCAAAAGAAATACAAGAAGCTTTCTCCGCTGTTCATGAAGCCATTACCAAAGCAGCCGAAATGATAAAACCGGGTGTGAAGGGGTACGAAGTAGATTCTGCTTCAAGAAGCTATTATGTCTCTAGTGGATACCCTGAAATCACACATGCAACAGGTCATCAAATTGGAAGAGATACGCATGATGGTGGAATTTTATTAGGTCCTAGATGGAAACGGTATGGAAATGCTCCATATGGGGAGTTGAAAGAGGGAATGGTTTTCACTATCGAACCTACATTATTTTTAGATAATGGTATTCACTTTATCGTTGAGGAAAATGTTGTTGTTACCTCAAATGGTGTTAAGTATTTAACTGAACGTCAAAATGAGTTGATATATATACACACAAATAGGAAAGAAGGGAAGGAGATTCTTGAAAAAATACCTGATTAA